In Asanoa sp. WMMD1127, one genomic interval encodes:
- the dgt gene encoding dGTP triphosphohydrolase, producing MSEPVDPRARRLFDTGRTSPGDLAASPFRADRDRIVTSPFFARLGGVTQVISPGGSGLLVHNRLTHSLKVAQVARAIAERLTADVDNLALLDKLGGCDPDVVEAAALAHDLGHPPFGHLGEAVLDRLARERLGLPDGFEGNAQSYRIVTSTEIRGAATIGLNLTAAVRAAIVKYPWTRLDYPDPHPRRMSPPPRGASAPDWDPSSGSAKFGAYTTEVDDLRQARAPFAGRIPDWQQTVEASIMDTADDIAYAIHDVEDFHRVGVLQQGTVAAELIGWQRETKRLGGLSDGALDAGSRQAGVAIEKLRRRLHRRDRWITDDDAFADAVEQVRHDLVDGLLADPFDGSVAAEQYVARFSARWTRRLVDAVRLTDNPAVRSGYVLLDRPQWHEVQILKLIHHRFVLDRPDLALHQRGQARLLATLVEALLAWIVDPAEEARLPQRLHDLVELAEAELPAGTPDRAARARGRAIVDFVAALTDQQAVALLDALSGRSGQLWTDAFVL from the coding sequence ATGTCGGAGCCGGTCGACCCCCGCGCCCGGCGGCTGTTCGACACCGGGCGCACCTCGCCCGGCGATCTGGCCGCCAGCCCGTTCCGCGCCGACCGCGACCGGATCGTCACCTCGCCGTTCTTCGCCCGGCTGGGCGGGGTCACCCAGGTGATCAGCCCGGGCGGCAGCGGCCTGCTGGTGCACAACCGGCTGACCCACAGCCTCAAGGTGGCCCAGGTGGCCCGGGCGATCGCCGAGCGGCTCACCGCCGACGTCGACAACCTGGCCCTGCTCGACAAGCTCGGTGGCTGCGACCCCGACGTCGTCGAGGCCGCCGCGCTCGCCCACGACCTCGGCCACCCGCCGTTCGGGCACCTCGGCGAGGCCGTGCTGGACCGGCTGGCCCGCGAGCGGCTCGGGCTCCCCGACGGCTTCGAGGGCAACGCGCAGTCGTACCGGATCGTCACCAGCACCGAGATCCGCGGCGCCGCGACGATCGGGCTCAACCTGACGGCGGCCGTACGCGCGGCGATCGTGAAGTATCCCTGGACCCGGCTCGACTATCCGGACCCGCACCCACGGCGGATGAGCCCGCCGCCGCGTGGGGCGTCCGCGCCCGACTGGGACCCGTCGAGCGGCTCGGCCAAGTTCGGCGCCTACACGACCGAGGTCGACGACCTGCGCCAGGCCCGGGCCCCGTTCGCCGGCCGGATCCCCGACTGGCAGCAGACCGTCGAGGCGTCCATCATGGACACCGCCGACGACATCGCCTACGCGATCCACGACGTCGAGGACTTCCACCGCGTCGGCGTGCTGCAGCAGGGCACCGTGGCCGCCGAGCTGATCGGCTGGCAGCGCGAGACCAAGCGGCTCGGCGGGCTCTCCGACGGCGCGCTCGACGCCGGCAGCCGCCAGGCGGGGGTGGCCATCGAGAAGCTGCGCCGCCGGCTGCACCGCCGCGACCGGTGGATCACCGACGACGACGCGTTCGCCGACGCGGTCGAGCAGGTCCGCCACGACCTGGTCGACGGGCTGCTGGCCGACCCGTTCGACGGCTCGGTCGCCGCCGAGCAGTACGTCGCCCGGTTCTCCGCCCGCTGGACCCGCCGCCTGGTCGACGCGGTCCGGCTGACCGACAACCCGGCCGTGCGCTCCGGCTACGTGCTGCTCGACCGGCCGCAGTGGCACGAGGTCCAGATCCTCAAGCTGATCCACCACCGGTTCGTGCTGGACCGGCCGGACCTCGCCCTGCACCAGCGCGGCCAGGCCCGGCTGCTGGCCACCCTGGTCGAGGCGCTGCTGGCCTGGATCGTCGACCCGGCCGAGGAGGCCCGGCTGCCGCAGCGCCTGCACGACCTGGTCGAGCTGGCCGAGGCGGAGCTGCCGGCGGGCACGCCGGACCGGGCCGCCCGGGCCCGCGGGCGGGCGATCGTCGACTTCGTGGCGGCGCTGACCGACCAGCAGGCGGTGGCGTTGCTCGACGCGCTCTCCGGTCGATCGGGACAGCTCTGGACCGATGCCTTCGTCCTCTGA
- a CDS encoding GNAT family N-acetyltransferase, which translates to MEIRRADAADAGEVFTLQRAAFLSEAQRYDDPHLPVLTETLAELTAVLDTVFVGRHLAGRLVVVGRGRLDAAGTCHIGRLAVAPDLRGQGLGRRMLRAVEAAHPDARRFELFTGAASHDNIRLYERNGYTIFARRTLDRGPGLVHLAKPAVR; encoded by the coding sequence ATGGAGATCCGACGGGCCGACGCCGCCGACGCCGGCGAGGTGTTCACGCTGCAGCGCGCGGCATTCCTGAGCGAGGCGCAGCGCTATGACGATCCGCACCTACCGGTGCTCACCGAGACGCTGGCCGAGCTCACCGCGGTCCTCGACACCGTATTCGTCGGTCGCCACCTGGCCGGCCGGCTGGTCGTCGTCGGGCGCGGCCGCCTGGACGCCGCCGGCACCTGCCACATCGGCCGGCTCGCCGTGGCGCCCGACCTGCGCGGGCAGGGGCTCGGCCGGCGGATGCTGCGGGCGGTCGAAGCCGCGCACCCGGATGCCCGCCGCTTCGAGCTGTTCACCGGCGCGGCCAGCCATGACAACATCCGGCTGTACGAGCGCAACGGGTACACGATCTTCGCGCGGCGCACCCTCGACCGCGGTCCGGGCCTGGTTCACCTCGCGAAACCGGCGGTGCGCTAG
- a CDS encoding YndJ family protein → MTPLVNLVDALAMLWLVPLALGLVGVPAPVRRLWPWVASPGVVALWLPRGVGAALLAVPYLVLTVALAGLAVRRLRRFAAADVAVATGLAAPVIAASALVAERAGHRLLGFPLETLALTVPHLHYAGLVAALVAALVCRATGDSPLGRAAAWCVPAGTGIVLVGYFVGDAMELVGAAVLTAGMWLVAALTVTRIGPRAPRGVRMLFLTSSGMLVVTMLLALDWAAGHVFPVPHLSIGAMVATHGVLNAVGFAMCALLAWRRTETT, encoded by the coding sequence GTGACACCGCTCGTGAACCTCGTCGACGCCCTCGCCATGCTCTGGCTCGTGCCGCTGGCGCTCGGGCTGGTCGGTGTGCCGGCGCCCGTCCGACGGCTTTGGCCGTGGGTCGCGTCGCCGGGCGTCGTGGCGTTGTGGCTGCCTCGCGGTGTGGGGGCCGCGCTGCTCGCCGTGCCCTATCTCGTGCTGACCGTCGCGCTGGCGGGGCTCGCGGTGCGTCGGCTGCGCCGGTTCGCGGCGGCCGACGTGGCGGTGGCGACCGGGCTGGCCGCGCCGGTGATCGCCGCCTCGGCGCTGGTGGCCGAGCGGGCGGGGCACCGGCTGCTGGGCTTCCCGCTCGAGACGCTGGCGCTGACCGTGCCGCACCTGCATTACGCGGGCCTGGTGGCGGCCCTGGTCGCGGCGCTCGTTTGCCGGGCCACCGGCGACTCGCCGCTCGGCCGGGCGGCCGCCTGGTGCGTGCCGGCCGGCACCGGCATCGTCCTGGTCGGCTACTTCGTCGGCGACGCGATGGAGTTGGTCGGGGCGGCGGTGCTGACCGCCGGCATGTGGCTGGTCGCGGCGCTGACGGTGACGCGGATCGGGCCGCGGGCGCCGCGCGGGGTTCGCATGCTGTTCCTGACCTCGTCCGGCATGCTGGTGGTCACCATGCTGCTCGCCCTCGACTGGGCCGCCGGCCACGTGTTCCCGGTGCCGCACCTGTCGATCGGCGCGATGGTGGCGACGCACGGGGTACTCAACGCGGTGGGCTTCGCGATGTGCGCGCTGCTCGCCTGGCGACGGACGGAGACGACATGA
- a CDS encoding DUF1990 domain-containing protein has protein sequence MSSLTYAEVGATETGVLPAGYGHLRYRTRVGHDVFAAAAEAVLTWRMHRAAGIRVETSADRAAPGVDVTMHIGPMRAPCRVVWAVDEPGRAGWGYGTLPGHPARGEEAFVVTQEADGTTWFEVIAFSVPASFLMRAGGPVARLFQRAYAAWNGRALRKLVNS, from the coding sequence ATGAGTTCCCTGACCTACGCCGAGGTCGGCGCGACCGAGACGGGCGTGCTGCCGGCCGGCTACGGGCACCTGCGCTACCGCACGAGGGTGGGGCACGACGTGTTCGCAGCCGCCGCCGAGGCGGTGCTGACCTGGCGGATGCACCGCGCGGCCGGCATCCGGGTCGAGACCTCGGCGGACCGCGCGGCGCCCGGCGTCGACGTGACGATGCACATCGGCCCGATGCGGGCGCCGTGCCGGGTCGTCTGGGCGGTCGACGAGCCGGGCCGGGCCGGCTGGGGCTACGGGACGCTGCCGGGGCACCCCGCCCGCGGCGAGGAGGCGTTCGTGGTCACGCAGGAGGCCGACGGGACGACCTGGTTCGAGGTCATCGCGTTCAGCGTGCCGGCAAGCTTCCTCATGCGGGCGGGCGGCCCGGTGGCCCGGCTCTTCCAGCGGGCGTACGCGGCCTGGAACGGCCGCGCGCTGCGCAAGCTCGTCAACAGCTAG
- a CDS encoding DNA-3-methyladenine glycosylase 2 family protein translates to MRVPEGYHLGGSVGPIPMSRWDPCARFTGDTFWWATHTPEGPATLALRRQGQELTATGYGPGQGWVVDQADAVAGLRDDLSGFADLAAAHPVVRELARVHRGRRIPTTGIVFPRLMRAIFEQKVTGKEAYRGYSATVRKFGTPAPGPVEGLTLPPEPEVIAAQPYWVFHPFGVEQKRADTLRRAAAAAAAIERCATAAEATTRMRSITGIGVWTAAEVVRIAYGDPDAVSVGDFHIPNTVAWNLAGEARGDDARMLELLEPFRGHRGRVCMLLEASGLMAPKFGPRMPIRSFAKF, encoded by the coding sequence ATGCGGGTTCCGGAGGGCTACCACCTCGGTGGCTCGGTGGGTCCGATCCCGATGAGCCGCTGGGACCCCTGCGCCCGGTTCACCGGCGACACGTTCTGGTGGGCGACGCACACCCCGGAGGGCCCGGCGACGCTGGCGCTGCGCCGGCAGGGGCAGGAGCTGACCGCCACCGGGTACGGGCCGGGTCAGGGCTGGGTGGTCGACCAGGCCGACGCGGTCGCCGGGTTGCGCGACGACCTGTCCGGTTTCGCCGACCTGGCCGCCGCCCACCCGGTGGTCCGCGAGCTGGCCCGAGTGCACCGCGGCCGGCGCATCCCGACCACCGGGATCGTCTTCCCCCGGCTGATGCGGGCGATCTTCGAGCAGAAGGTGACCGGCAAGGAGGCCTACCGGGGCTACTCGGCGACGGTCCGGAAGTTCGGCACCCCGGCGCCCGGGCCGGTCGAGGGGCTGACGCTCCCGCCCGAGCCCGAGGTGATCGCGGCCCAGCCCTACTGGGTGTTCCATCCGTTCGGCGTCGAGCAGAAGCGCGCCGACACGCTGCGCCGGGCCGCCGCCGCGGCCGCCGCTATCGAACGGTGCGCGACCGCGGCCGAGGCCACCACCCGGATGCGGTCGATCACCGGGATCGGCGTCTGGACCGCGGCCGAGGTGGTGCGCATCGCCTACGGCGACCCGGACGCGGTCAGCGTCGGCGACTTCCACATCCCCAACACGGTGGCCTGGAACCTGGCCGGCGAGGCCCGCGGCGACGACGCTCGCATGCTGGAGCTGCTGGAGCCGTTCCGCGGCCACCGCGGCCGGGTCTGCATGCTGCTCGAGGCCAGCGGCCTGATGGCGCCGAAGTTCGGCCCCCGCATGCCGATCCGCTCGTTCGCGAAGTTCTAG
- a CDS encoding fused MFS/spermidine synthase, which produces MGRQRGQERRVVAQIGAGVVELLPDHDRPRAWTLLVDGAPQSHVDLDDPTYLEFEYVRRIAASLDLTAPPLMPLRVLHLGGGGLTLARYLAASRPGSRQLVVEADAKLVDFVRTHLPWPADRKLRIRIGDARTELTRARDDEFDVVIVDVFAGARTPASVRSVEFVREAARVLHPDGRYLVNMTDGPPMALAKGQVATVSAVFAEAALVADSSVLRGRRFGNLVLTAANTALPTPELARRVAGDWFPGRLLAGDDLTRFASGAPVVTDADATPSAPPPVGMFGPRPEVVE; this is translated from the coding sequence GTGGGTCGGCAGCGGGGGCAGGAGCGACGGGTGGTCGCCCAGATCGGGGCGGGCGTCGTCGAGCTGCTGCCCGACCATGACCGGCCACGGGCCTGGACGCTGCTGGTCGACGGCGCGCCGCAGTCGCACGTCGACCTCGACGACCCGACCTACCTCGAGTTCGAGTACGTGCGCCGGATCGCGGCCTCCCTCGACCTGACCGCTCCCCCGCTGATGCCGCTGCGGGTGCTGCACCTCGGCGGCGGTGGGCTGACCCTGGCGCGCTACCTGGCCGCGAGCCGCCCGGGCAGCCGCCAGCTGGTCGTCGAGGCCGACGCGAAGCTGGTCGACTTCGTCCGCACGCACCTGCCGTGGCCGGCCGACCGCAAACTCAGGATCCGGATCGGCGACGCCCGCACCGAGCTGACCAGGGCCCGCGACGACGAGTTCGACGTGGTGATCGTCGACGTCTTCGCCGGCGCGCGCACCCCGGCCAGCGTCCGCTCGGTCGAGTTCGTCCGGGAGGCGGCCCGGGTGCTGCACCCCGACGGCCGCTACCTGGTCAACATGACCGACGGCCCGCCGATGGCGCTGGCCAAGGGTCAGGTCGCCACGGTGTCGGCCGTCTTCGCCGAGGCCGCCCTGGTGGCCGACTCCTCGGTGCTGCGCGGCCGCCGGTTCGGCAACCTGGTGCTGACCGCGGCCAACACCGCGCTGCCGACGCCCGAGCTGGCCCGCCGGGTCGCCGGCGACTGGTTCCCCGGCCGCCTGCTCGCGGGCGACGACCTGACCCGCTTCGCGAGCGGTGCCCCGGTCGTCACCGACGCGGACGCCACCCCCTCGGCCCCACCTCCGGTCGGAATGTTCGGCCCCCGACCCGAGGTCGTCGAATGA
- a CDS encoding SigE family RNA polymerase sigma factor has product MAAQDSFRDYVAARLTGLSRAAYLLTGDRHLAEDLVQQALIQVASRWEKISAAGDPDPYVRRVLYHQHVSWWRRRRLVDQPHAAPPERAVADQAVSDKDTELTVRQALRRLTPRQRAVLVLRYFEDLTEAQTAEVLGCSVGTVKSNTRDALARLRATAPELDDLRGAR; this is encoded by the coding sequence ATGGCGGCGCAGGACTCGTTCCGCGACTATGTCGCGGCCCGGCTGACGGGGTTGTCCCGCGCCGCGTACCTGCTCACCGGCGATCGGCACCTCGCCGAGGACCTGGTGCAGCAGGCGCTGATCCAGGTGGCCAGCCGGTGGGAGAAGATCTCGGCGGCCGGCGACCCCGACCCGTACGTCCGGCGGGTGCTCTATCACCAGCACGTCTCGTGGTGGCGGCGCCGCCGGCTGGTCGACCAGCCGCACGCCGCCCCACCCGAGCGGGCGGTCGCCGACCAGGCGGTGTCCGACAAAGACACCGAGCTCACCGTGCGGCAGGCGCTGCGCCGGCTCACCCCGCGGCAGCGGGCGGTGCTGGTGTTGCGCTACTTCGAGGACCTCACCGAGGCGCAGACGGCCGAGGTGCTGGGCTGCTCGGTCGGCACGGTGAAGAGCAACACCCGCGACGCGCTGGCCCGGCTGCGGGCCACCGCGCCGGAGCTCGACGACCTCCGGGGGGCGCGATGA
- a CDS encoding pyrimidine reductase family protein translates to MSDRTIRALWSVDAAQAPGTELDDEALTTWYGRSERPTLRVNFVTSVDGAVEVEGYSAGLSGPADKRVFGILRMVCDGLVVGAGTMRHEGYRAVKLDERRRSWRRERGLPEAPTLVVVSNRLAVDPTAPVFTEAPVRPVVLTSAAAPEPAGLTKVADVVRVGERDVDIVAGLAALRERGLSQLLCEGGPHLFGTLTAADQVDELCVTISPLLTGPGASRITAGPQRDGGPVGLRLHHAMAADDLLLLRYTRR, encoded by the coding sequence ATGAGCGACCGGACGATCCGCGCGCTGTGGAGCGTCGACGCAGCTCAGGCGCCCGGCACGGAGCTCGACGACGAAGCCCTCACCACGTGGTACGGGCGATCGGAGCGGCCGACGCTTCGTGTCAATTTCGTGACCAGCGTCGATGGCGCGGTCGAGGTCGAGGGCTACTCGGCGGGGCTGTCCGGCCCGGCCGACAAGCGGGTCTTCGGCATCCTCCGGATGGTCTGCGACGGCCTGGTGGTCGGCGCGGGCACGATGCGGCACGAGGGCTACCGCGCGGTCAAGCTCGACGAGCGCCGCCGGTCGTGGCGCCGGGAGCGCGGGCTGCCCGAAGCGCCGACGCTGGTGGTGGTCAGCAACCGGCTGGCCGTCGACCCGACCGCGCCGGTGTTCACCGAGGCCCCCGTCCGGCCGGTGGTGCTGACCTCGGCGGCGGCGCCGGAGCCGGCCGGCCTCACGAAGGTCGCCGACGTCGTACGCGTCGGCGAGCGCGACGTCGACATCGTGGCCGGGTTGGCCGCGCTGCGGGAACGCGGGCTGAGCCAGCTCCTCTGCGAGGGCGGCCCGCACCTGTTCGGCACGCTGACCGCCGCCGACCAGGTCGACGAGCTCTGCGTCACCATCTCCCCGCTGCTCACCGGCCCCGGCGCGAGCCGGATCACCGCCGGGCCGCAGCGCGACGGCGGCCCGGTCGGACTGCGGCTGCACCACGCGATGGCCGCCGACGACCTGCTGCTCCTGCGCTACACCCGCCGCTGA
- a CDS encoding plasmid pRiA4b ORF-3 family protein codes for MPRQIFQVKVTLADVLPEVWRRVELPGAYTLDRVHRVVQLAMGWQDYHLHSFEVDGVQYGEPDPDGELAVRDELEVRLDAVAHKGTRLLYTYDFGDWWEHDLLVEDVFVAEPDERYPRCPAGERACPPEDVGGAFGYAELLVALREQDHPRHLELRQWVGRWFDPDGFDPSRATTLLRRLT; via the coding sequence ATGCCCCGGCAGATCTTCCAGGTCAAGGTGACGCTGGCCGATGTGCTGCCCGAGGTCTGGCGGCGGGTGGAGTTGCCGGGGGCCTACACGCTCGACCGGGTGCACCGCGTGGTCCAGCTCGCGATGGGCTGGCAGGACTACCACCTGCACTCGTTCGAGGTCGACGGCGTGCAATACGGCGAGCCCGACCCCGACGGTGAGCTCGCGGTGCGCGACGAGCTCGAGGTGCGCCTCGACGCGGTCGCGCACAAGGGCACGCGGCTGCTCTACACCTACGACTTCGGCGACTGGTGGGAGCACGACCTGCTGGTCGAGGACGTGTTCGTGGCGGAGCCCGACGAGCGCTACCCGCGGTGCCCGGCCGGCGAGCGGGCCTGCCCGCCGGAGGACGTCGGCGGCGCGTTCGGCTACGCCGAGCTGCTCGTCGCGCTGCGCGAGCAGGACCATCCGCGGCATCTGGAGCTGCGGCAGTGGGTGGGGCGCTGGTTCGACCCGGACGGCTTCGACCCGTCGCGGGCGACAACGCTACTGCGGCGCCTCACATAA
- a CDS encoding ATP-binding protein — MGEQSAVGRVLGTSDATPLQFWTAVTPGSYLQLDDVVVTTRELPDRPPVRIAGVVTQVRARHEGAVFDSDVFAIADGTLPAQVQEAAEITVTRVDPELYVPPAPGALVHRATGDLRAAALHFDRMERQIPMGTGRDGIPVYLNADFLDGSRGAHVSISGISGVATKTSFATFLLYSVFNSGALGPDSVNAKALIFNVKGEDLLFLDHPNVKLDDRTTAAYAALGLPAKPFADVRVYAPPRLGDASGTPDVSSRLSGVDSFYWTLEEFCAERLLPYVFADADDERQQYTMVVHAVTAHLARHAVPADGGIALDGTRLGSYADLVDFVVAQLSDDETRFTWTGSAVGLGTINAFARRLIASKRDLGRLIRGDLATRRPHQINTDESAQVTVVDLHNLPDRAQRFVVGVTLKKEFERKEKKGTAKPLLFVVLDELNKYAPREGSSPIKEVLLDIAERGRSLGVILVGAQQTASEVERRIVTNSAVRVVGRLDPAEASRPEYGFLPPAQRQRVLLAKPGTMFVNQPDIPVPLCLEFPFPSWATRHSEAGAAPTGSLRSVTQSADPFAVVGSRSGALSDDDIPF; from the coding sequence ATGGGTGAGCAGAGTGCGGTCGGTCGGGTGCTCGGCACCTCCGACGCCACTCCGCTGCAGTTCTGGACGGCCGTCACGCCGGGCAGCTACCTGCAGCTCGACGACGTCGTGGTGACCACCCGCGAGCTGCCCGACCGCCCGCCGGTGCGGATCGCCGGCGTGGTGACCCAGGTGCGGGCCCGACACGAGGGCGCGGTCTTCGACTCCGACGTCTTCGCGATCGCCGACGGCACGCTTCCCGCCCAGGTGCAGGAGGCCGCCGAGATCACCGTCACCCGGGTCGACCCGGAGCTCTACGTGCCGCCCGCGCCCGGCGCCCTGGTCCACCGAGCCACCGGCGACCTGCGCGCGGCCGCGCTCCACTTCGACCGGATGGAACGCCAGATCCCGATGGGTACGGGTCGCGACGGCATCCCGGTCTACCTCAACGCCGACTTCCTCGACGGCAGCCGCGGCGCGCACGTCTCGATCTCCGGCATCTCGGGCGTCGCCACCAAGACCAGCTTCGCCACGTTCCTGCTCTACTCGGTGTTCAACTCGGGCGCCCTGGGCCCCGACTCGGTCAACGCCAAGGCGCTCATCTTCAACGTCAAGGGCGAGGACCTGCTCTTCCTCGACCACCCCAACGTCAAGCTCGACGACAGGACCACGGCGGCGTACGCGGCCCTCGGCCTGCCGGCCAAGCCGTTCGCCGACGTCCGGGTCTACGCGCCACCGCGGCTCGGCGACGCGTCCGGCACGCCCGACGTGAGCAGCCGGCTCTCCGGCGTCGACAGCTTCTACTGGACGCTCGAGGAGTTCTGCGCCGAGCGGCTGCTGCCCTACGTGTTCGCGGACGCCGACGACGAGCGCCAGCAATACACGATGGTCGTGCACGCCGTCACCGCCCACCTGGCCCGGCACGCGGTGCCGGCCGACGGCGGCATCGCGCTCGACGGCACGCGGCTCGGCTCCTACGCGGACCTCGTCGACTTCGTGGTCGCCCAGCTCTCCGACGACGAGACCCGGTTCACCTGGACGGGCAGCGCCGTCGGGCTGGGCACCATCAACGCGTTCGCCCGCCGCCTGATCGCCAGCAAGCGTGACCTCGGCCGGCTGATCCGCGGCGACCTGGCCACCCGCCGGCCGCACCAGATCAACACCGACGAGAGCGCCCAGGTCACCGTCGTCGACCTGCACAACCTGCCCGACCGCGCCCAGCGGTTCGTGGTCGGCGTGACGCTCAAGAAGGAGTTCGAGCGCAAGGAGAAGAAGGGCACGGCCAAGCCGCTGCTGTTCGTGGTGCTCGACGAGCTCAACAAATACGCGCCGCGCGAGGGCTCGTCGCCGATCAAGGAGGTGCTGCTCGACATCGCCGAGCGGGGCCGCTCCCTGGGCGTGATCCTGGTCGGCGCCCAGCAGACGGCCAGCGAGGTCGAGCGCCGCATCGTCACCAACTCGGCGGTCCGCGTGGTCGGCCGGCTCGACCCGGCCGAGGCGTCCCGGCCCGAATACGGTTTCCTGCCGCCCGCCCAGCGGCAGCGGGTGCTGCTCGCCAAGCCCGGCACCATGTTCGTCAACCAGCCCGACATCCCCGTGCCGCTCTGCCTCGAGTTCCCGTTCCCGTCGTGGGCGACCCGGCACTCCGAGGCGGGCGCGGCGCCGACCGGCTCGCTGCGCTCGGTCACCCAGTCGGCCGACCCGTTCGCGGTGGTCGGCTCCCGGTCGGGCGCGCTGTCCGACGACGACATCCCGTTCTAG
- a CDS encoding exonuclease SbcCD subunit D yields the protein MRILHTSDWHVGKVLKGQSRAEEHVAVLAQVVEIARAEQPDLVIVAGDLYDTAAPSPDSTRLVTRALSALRRTGADVVAVGGNHDNGAALDALRPWADAAGITLRGSVRENPAEHVIEGTTAGGERWQLVALPFLSQRFAVRAVEMYELTAAEATQTYADHLSRLVGKLTEGFSASGVVNLVTAHVTVHGASQGGGEREAQTVMGYAVPATVFPPSAHYVALGHLHRAQAVLGPCPIRYSGSPLAIDFGEGENVPAISIVDVTASTPAKVREVPVTAAVALRTVRGTLEQLASLKTGEAWLRVYVRETPRAGLREEVQELLPRALEVRIDPDLVPSTPGPRAEERAGRSPRELFAAYLTSRGVDDEGVQELFDELYEEASA from the coding sequence GTGCGCATTCTGCACACCTCGGACTGGCACGTCGGCAAGGTCCTCAAGGGACAGTCGCGGGCCGAGGAGCACGTCGCGGTGCTCGCCCAGGTGGTCGAGATCGCCCGTGCCGAGCAGCCTGACCTGGTGATCGTGGCCGGCGACCTCTACGACACGGCCGCGCCGTCGCCGGACTCGACCCGGCTGGTCACCCGCGCGCTGTCGGCCCTGCGCCGGACCGGCGCCGACGTGGTGGCGGTCGGTGGCAACCACGACAACGGCGCGGCGCTCGACGCCCTGCGGCCCTGGGCCGACGCCGCGGGCATCACCTTGCGGGGCAGCGTCCGGGAGAACCCGGCGGAACACGTCATCGAGGGCACGACCGCGGGCGGCGAACGCTGGCAGCTGGTCGCCCTGCCGTTCCTGTCGCAGCGCTTCGCGGTCCGCGCGGTCGAGATGTACGAGCTGACCGCGGCCGAGGCCACCCAGACCTACGCCGACCACCTGTCGCGCCTGGTCGGCAAGCTGACCGAGGGGTTCTCCGCGTCGGGCGTGGTCAACCTGGTCACCGCCCACGTGACCGTGCACGGCGCCAGCCAGGGCGGCGGCGAGCGCGAGGCCCAGACCGTCATGGGCTACGCGGTGCCGGCCACCGTGTTCCCGCCCAGCGCGCACTACGTGGCGCTCGGCCACCTGCACCGGGCGCAGGCGGTCCTCGGGCCCTGCCCGATCCGCTACAGCGGCAGCCCGCTCGCCATCGACTTCGGCGAGGGGGAAAACGTGCCGGCGATCTCGATCGTCGACGTCACCGCCTCGACGCCCGCCAAGGTCCGTGAGGTGCCGGTGACGGCGGCCGTCGCGCTGCGCACCGTGCGCGGGACGTTGGAGCAGCTGGCGTCGCTCAAGACCGGCGAGGCGTGGCTGCGGGTCTACGTGCGGGAGACGCCGCGGGCCGGGCTGCGCGAGGAGGTGCAGGAGCTGCTGCCGCGGGCGCTTGAGGTCCGGATCGATCCCGATCTGGTGCCGTCGACGCCCGGACCGCGGGCGGAGGAACGCGCGGGTCGGTCGCCCCGGGAGCTGTTCGCGGCCTATCTCACCAGCCGTGGGGTCGACGACGAGGGCGTGCAGGAACTGTTCGACGAGCTCTACGAGGAGGCGTCGGCATGA